A portion of the Bifidobacterium bifidum ATCC 29521 = JCM 1255 = DSM 20456 genome contains these proteins:
- the typA gene encoding translational GTPase TypA, with product MAVRGDIRNVAIVAHVDHGKTTLVNAMLQQSHVFNEREEVPDRVMDSNDLEREKGITILAKNTAVEYTGPLAAKYGYPDGITLNIIDTPGHADFGGEVERGISMVDGVVLLVDASEGPLPQTRFVLRKALEAKLPVILCVNKVDRPDARIEEVVSESTDLLLGLAQDVIEEGVDLDLDHLLDLPVVYCAAKAGYASVNQPENGGLPDNDNLEPLFEDIIKYIPAPEYEEGAPLQAHVANIDSSDFLGRLGLVRIYNGTLEKGKTYGLSRVDGSIENFRVVELLRTQGLERTPVESAGPGDIVAVAGVNDIMIGETIVDPNDPKPLPLIHVDDPAISMTFGTNDSPLAGREGKDHKLTARMLKDRLDRELIGNVSIKVLPTDRPDAWEVQGRGELALAILAEQMRREGFELTVGRPQVVTKTIDGKINEPMENTTIDVPEEYMGTVTQLMADRKGRMDSMSNHGSGWVRLQFTVPSRGLIGFRTALLSATRGTGIASSLSAGYAPWAGAIVTRQNGSMVSDRAGVATPYAMQRLQARGNFFVEPQSNVYEGQVVGINNKPDELDVNITLAKHMTNMRSSTADVLETLTPPIKMSLEESLDFANEDECVEVTPEAIRVRKIILSREDWYKWRAKQRRQNNNA from the coding sequence ATGGCGGTTCGCGGTGATATTCGTAATGTGGCTATCGTGGCACACGTCGATCACGGCAAGACCACGCTGGTAAACGCGATGCTCCAGCAGTCCCACGTGTTCAACGAGCGCGAGGAGGTGCCGGATCGTGTGATGGACTCCAACGATCTGGAGCGCGAGAAGGGCATCACCATCCTGGCCAAGAACACGGCCGTGGAATACACCGGTCCGCTGGCGGCCAAGTACGGTTACCCGGACGGCATCACGCTCAACATCATCGACACCCCCGGCCACGCCGATTTCGGTGGCGAGGTCGAGCGCGGCATCTCGATGGTCGACGGCGTCGTGCTGCTCGTCGACGCTTCCGAAGGCCCGCTGCCGCAGACCCGTTTCGTGCTGCGCAAGGCCCTTGAGGCCAAGCTGCCGGTGATTCTGTGCGTCAACAAGGTGGATCGTCCGGACGCCCGTATCGAAGAGGTCGTCTCCGAATCCACCGACCTGCTGCTGGGCCTCGCCCAGGACGTCATCGAGGAAGGCGTCGACCTCGACCTTGACCACCTGCTTGACCTGCCGGTCGTCTACTGCGCGGCGAAGGCCGGCTACGCGTCCGTCAACCAGCCCGAGAACGGCGGCCTGCCGGACAACGACAACCTTGAGCCTCTGTTCGAGGACATCATCAAGTACATCCCCGCCCCCGAATACGAGGAGGGCGCGCCGCTGCAGGCGCACGTCGCCAACATCGACTCCTCCGACTTCCTCGGACGACTCGGCCTGGTCCGTATCTACAACGGCACGCTGGAGAAGGGCAAGACCTACGGCCTGTCCCGCGTGGACGGTTCCATCGAGAACTTCCGCGTCGTCGAACTGCTGCGCACGCAGGGCCTGGAGCGCACTCCCGTCGAATCCGCCGGCCCCGGTGACATCGTCGCCGTCGCGGGTGTCAACGACATCATGATCGGCGAGACCATCGTCGACCCGAACGACCCGAAGCCGCTGCCGCTCATCCACGTCGACGACCCGGCCATCTCGATGACCTTCGGCACCAACGACTCTCCGCTGGCCGGCCGCGAAGGCAAGGACCACAAGCTTACCGCCCGCATGCTCAAGGATCGTCTCGACCGCGAGCTCATCGGTAACGTGTCGATCAAGGTGCTGCCCACCGACCGCCCCGACGCCTGGGAAGTCCAGGGCCGTGGCGAGCTCGCGCTGGCCATCCTCGCCGAGCAGATGCGCCGCGAAGGCTTCGAGCTGACCGTCGGCCGCCCGCAGGTGGTCACCAAGACCATCGACGGCAAGATCAACGAGCCGATGGAGAACACCACCATCGACGTTCCCGAGGAATACATGGGTACCGTCACGCAGCTCATGGCCGACCGCAAGGGCCGCATGGACTCGATGAGCAACCACGGTTCCGGCTGGGTGCGTCTGCAGTTCACCGTGCCGTCCCGTGGCCTGATCGGCTTCCGCACCGCGCTGCTGTCCGCCACGCGCGGCACCGGCATCGCCTCCTCGCTGTCCGCCGGCTACGCGCCGTGGGCCGGCGCCATCGTCACCCGCCAGAACGGCTCGATGGTTTCCGACCGCGCCGGCGTTGCCACCCCGTACGCCATGCAGCGGCTGCAGGCCCGCGGCAACTTCTTCGTCGAACCGCAGTCCAACGTGTATGAGGGCCAGGTCGTCGGCATCAACAACAAGCCGGACGAGTTGGACGTGAACATCACGCTGGCCAAGCACATGACCAACATGCGTTCCTCCACCGCCGACGTGCTGGAAACGCTGACTCCGCCGATCAAGATGAGCCTTGAGGAGTCGCTCGACTTCGCGAATGAGGACGAGTGCGTCGAGGTCACCCCTGAGGCGATTCGCGTGCGCAAGATCATCCTCAGCCGTGAGGACTGGTACAAGTGGCGTGCCAAGCAGCGTCGTCAGAACAACAACGCCTGA
- a CDS encoding prephenate dehydratase: protein MAEYTLHFLGPTGTFTHQAAIEAAKMIRPSGASVTLTPEPDVPTILDAVQRRGDWGIIAWENNVEGYVVPNLDALIDADNVVGFARVGVNVSFDAFTLPGTSLADCRTVTAHPHGLAQCRRFTADHQLQQLPSSSNGAACRDLEPGQVALGPSICGDLYNLTRVAPAVGDYAGARTEFLALAPRDEAITVLRERASRTAGDETVESMPAPGETTDPVSEYESIIAFIPLSTGPGVLANLLDVLRDAGLNMTSFISRPIKGRDGTYSFIATIDAAPWQEHLRDVLTQVVDHGDWVKTLAVYPRRERPNPPIYAWSLPNGGVRREPAAPGTWTEGDTARRELLW from the coding sequence ATGGCCGAGTATACGTTGCATTTCCTGGGGCCGACCGGGACGTTCACCCATCAGGCGGCGATCGAGGCCGCCAAGATGATCCGCCCATCCGGCGCATCCGTGACGCTGACACCCGAGCCGGACGTCCCGACGATTCTTGACGCGGTGCAGCGTCGGGGTGACTGGGGCATCATCGCGTGGGAAAACAACGTGGAAGGGTACGTCGTGCCGAACCTCGACGCGCTCATCGACGCTGACAATGTGGTCGGATTCGCCCGAGTCGGCGTGAACGTGTCATTCGACGCCTTCACCTTGCCCGGCACATCACTCGCCGATTGCCGTACCGTCACCGCCCATCCGCACGGGTTGGCGCAATGCCGCCGTTTCACGGCCGACCATCAGCTGCAGCAGCTGCCGTCATCGTCGAATGGTGCCGCCTGCCGAGACCTTGAGCCCGGCCAGGTGGCGCTCGGACCGAGCATCTGCGGCGATTTGTACAATCTGACGCGCGTCGCCCCCGCCGTGGGCGACTATGCCGGCGCGCGCACCGAGTTCCTGGCACTCGCCCCGCGGGACGAGGCCATCACCGTGCTGCGCGAGCGGGCATCACGGACGGCCGGGGATGAGACAGTGGAATCGATGCCGGCTCCGGGGGAGACGACCGACCCCGTTTCGGAATACGAATCGATCATCGCGTTCATACCGCTGAGCACAGGCCCCGGCGTGCTCGCGAATCTGCTGGACGTGCTGCGCGACGCCGGTCTGAACATGACGAGTTTCATATCTCGCCCGATTAAGGGACGCGACGGCACGTACAGTTTCATCGCGACCATCGATGCAGCGCCTTGGCAGGAACACCTGCGCGACGTGCTGACACAGGTCGTCGACCATGGCGATTGGGTGAAGACGCTGGCGGTGTATCCGCGCCGCGAACGGCCGAACCCGCCGATCTACGCGTGGTCGCTGCCCAACGGGGGAGTGCGCCGCGAGCCGGCCGCGCCCGGCACATGGACGGAAGGCGACACTGCGCGAAGGGAATTGCTGTGGTAG
- a CDS encoding prephenate dehydrogenase encodes MVGSHDTAAAVRLTVGVIGLGLIGGSLARRLAIRGVSVVAWNHRPHPYAQAEADGIRCMRTLAELVEAQPEVIVLCNPLKAMPAILGELRPLLEPYQDITLTDVGSVKMMVRDQVRDAGLAGRYVGAHPMAGNELSGWAAAAPALYDNALWAMTVDGDTDYRRFLAVARMITDDAGNRVIVLDDDTHDRAAALISHMPHVVATALINQLTDDPDRNIAAALAAGSWRDMTRVALTDPDRTRAMVEEDADNVERLLRMMAARLTEVADELHGADAGAIAAFFADGQPFRDYKSAVRSGADGDGPVFDLTIPAEGWQAALLDSARRGEHILRFGDDYTACVQRRSAM; translated from the coding sequence GTGGTAGGAAGTCATGATACTGCGGCCGCCGTACGGCTCACGGTCGGAGTCATCGGACTCGGCCTGATCGGCGGGTCGCTGGCCCGAAGGCTCGCCATCCGCGGGGTGTCGGTCGTCGCGTGGAACCATCGCCCGCATCCATACGCCCAGGCCGAAGCCGATGGCATACGCTGCATGCGCACGCTCGCCGAACTGGTCGAAGCGCAGCCGGAGGTCATCGTGCTGTGCAACCCGCTGAAGGCGATGCCGGCGATTCTCGGCGAGTTGCGGCCGCTGCTCGAACCGTATCAGGACATCACGCTCACCGATGTGGGCAGTGTCAAGATGATGGTCCGCGATCAGGTGCGGGACGCGGGTCTGGCGGGCCGCTATGTCGGCGCGCACCCGATGGCCGGCAACGAGCTCTCGGGATGGGCCGCCGCTGCCCCGGCGCTCTACGACAACGCGCTGTGGGCCATGACCGTGGATGGCGACACCGATTACCGTCGTTTTCTCGCCGTCGCGCGGATGATCACCGACGATGCGGGCAACCGCGTCATCGTGCTCGACGACGATACCCATGACCGCGCTGCCGCGCTGATCTCACACATGCCGCACGTCGTCGCCACGGCGCTCATCAACCAGCTGACCGACGACCCGGACCGCAACATCGCAGCTGCGCTCGCCGCGGGAAGCTGGAGGGACATGACGCGCGTCGCGCTGACCGATCCGGACCGCACCCGTGCGATGGTCGAAGAGGACGCCGACAATGTGGAACGACTGCTGCGCATGATGGCGGCGCGGCTTACCGAGGTCGCGGACGAATTGCATGGCGCAGATGCAGGTGCCATCGCCGCGTTTTTCGCGGATGGACAGCCGTTCCGCGACTACAAGTCCGCGGTCAGAAGCGGTGCGGACGGGGACGGGCCGGTCTTCGACCTGACGATACCCGCGGAGGGATGGCAGGCGGCACTGCTCGATTCCGCCCGCCGCGGCGAGCATATCCTGCGTTTCGGCGACGACTATACCGCCTGCGTGCAGCGTCGCAGCGCGATGTGA
- a CDS encoding DUF6725 family protein has protein sequence MAIPNEIPANARVVVRVSEGVDPTDHRMKYRDYVGHVTSWDGHTLDMIRDAAANGSRPEHRVTIDADTIITLKPVPERHFTRP, from the coding sequence ATGGCAATTCCCAATGAAATCCCTGCCAACGCGCGAGTGGTCGTCCGAGTGTCCGAAGGGGTCGATCCGACCGACCATCGCATGAAATACCGCGATTACGTCGGACACGTCACCTCATGGGACGGTCACACGTTGGATATGATCCGCGACGCGGCGGCCAACGGGTCACGCCCCGAACATCGCGTGACCATCGACGCCGACACCATCATCACCCTCAAACCCGTCCCCGAACGCCACTTCACCCGCCCCTGA
- a CDS encoding tyrosine recombinase XerC, with amino-acid sequence MDGDGDLSAFLAYLRANRGLSGNTVKAYGTDVRECLHALASRGIADLRQVTTDDLRGWMAFETRDHARSSMARKVVSVRSFFAWAHEHGRIEADPAAVLMTPKLPDTLPSVLTEAQAERLMDRVDDDASLHAASSQRYETRHDEMPRLDSAHRGEGMSQRDEVVALRDAAMLELLYATGIRVAELVGLDIGDVDWSHRTIRVTGKGSKQRVVPFGDPAEKALAGWKEHGRPLILRRAGAGTLDTAALFLGMRGRRIDQRIVRDVVHRAARESGVPDISPHSLRHSAATHMLDGGADLREVQEMLGHSSLRTTQRYTHVSIEQLKERYRQAFPRA; translated from the coding sequence ATGGATGGCGATGGTGATCTGTCCGCGTTCCTTGCGTATCTGCGGGCCAACAGGGGATTGTCGGGCAATACGGTGAAGGCGTACGGCACCGATGTCAGGGAGTGCCTGCATGCACTGGCGTCGCGCGGCATCGCAGATCTGCGTCAGGTCACGACCGACGACCTGCGTGGATGGATGGCGTTCGAGACCCGCGACCACGCCCGCTCCAGCATGGCCCGCAAGGTCGTGTCGGTCCGTTCGTTTTTCGCTTGGGCGCATGAGCATGGCAGGATCGAGGCCGATCCGGCGGCCGTGCTGATGACGCCGAAACTGCCGGACACGTTGCCTTCGGTGCTGACTGAGGCCCAGGCGGAGCGCCTGATGGACCGTGTGGATGACGATGCGTCGCTGCATGCCGCCTCATCGCAGCGTTACGAGACACGGCATGATGAGATGCCCCGCCTTGATTCGGCCCATCGGGGCGAAGGGATGAGTCAGCGTGACGAAGTCGTGGCGCTACGTGATGCGGCCATGCTGGAATTGCTGTACGCGACCGGTATCCGCGTGGCGGAACTCGTCGGGCTCGACATCGGCGATGTCGACTGGTCCCACCGCACGATACGGGTTACGGGAAAGGGCAGCAAGCAGCGCGTGGTGCCCTTCGGCGACCCTGCCGAGAAGGCGCTGGCCGGCTGGAAGGAGCATGGCCGACCATTGATATTGCGCAGAGCCGGTGCGGGCACTCTCGATACGGCCGCGTTGTTCCTCGGCATGCGCGGCCGCCGCATCGACCAGCGTATCGTGCGCGATGTCGTGCATCGTGCCGCCCGCGAGAGCGGGGTGCCCGATATCAGCCCGCATTCGCTGCGGCACAGCGCGGCGACGCACATGCTGGACGGGGGAGCGGACCTGCGCGAGGTTCAGGAGATGCTCGGCCATTCGTCGTTGCGCACTACGCAGCGGTACACGCATGTGTCGATCGAGCAGCTGAAGGAGCGGTACCGCCAGGCGTTTCCTCGGGCCTGA
- a CDS encoding ABC transporter permease has translation MLKFIAKRLANYVVMLFVAISCTYFLASGFMRPRSNYESRTPRPPAASINRSLDLANINDHTNIFTRYWRWLTGVVTRWDWGLSPDLGSVNGALAPRIVASTELVTIATVLSIVLGVALGIYTAQRQYKWQDRLFGTTATFFLVIPTAVFALLVVMLAIFINGASGFRLFYVTGLSSYTGNNWFLRLADFGQHIILPTIVLTILGMVSYHLTQRTYLLDEMHADYVRTARAKGLTRRQAIRRHALRASLIPTAVNVAFSIASVFTGAVITESIFAINGLGRYFIQAILDNDINASVAIAAFGGVCTLAGALLTDIVSAWLDPRIKMS, from the coding sequence ATGCTGAAGTTCATCGCCAAGCGCCTCGCCAACTACGTCGTCATGCTGTTCGTGGCGATTTCATGTACGTATTTTCTGGCTTCTGGTTTCATGCGTCCGCGCTCGAATTACGAGTCGAGGACTCCCCGCCCTCCGGCAGCGTCCATCAACCGCAGCTTGGATCTGGCCAATATCAATGATCACACCAATATCTTCACTCGGTATTGGCGTTGGCTGACCGGTGTCGTCACCAGATGGGACTGGGGACTGTCCCCTGATCTGGGGTCGGTCAACGGTGCGCTTGCGCCGCGTATCGTTGCCTCCACCGAGCTGGTGACGATCGCCACAGTCCTTTCCATCGTGCTTGGCGTGGCGCTCGGCATCTACACCGCGCAGCGCCAGTACAAGTGGCAGGACCGCCTGTTCGGCACCACTGCCACGTTCTTCCTTGTCATCCCGACCGCCGTGTTCGCTCTGCTTGTCGTGATGCTCGCCATCTTCATCAACGGCGCCAGCGGCTTCCGCCTGTTCTATGTGACGGGTCTGTCCAGTTATACAGGAAATAACTGGTTCCTGAGATTGGCTGATTTCGGGCAGCACATCATCCTGCCGACCATCGTGCTGACGATTCTGGGCATGGTCTCCTACCATCTGACGCAGCGCACCTACCTGCTTGACGAGATGCACGCCGATTACGTGCGCACCGCCCGTGCGAAGGGTCTGACCCGCCGCCAGGCCATCCGTCGCCACGCGTTGCGCGCATCCCTGATTCCGACCGCCGTCAACGTCGCATTCTCCATCGCCTCGGTGTTCACCGGCGCGGTCATCACCGAATCTATCTTCGCCATCAACGGCTTGGGCCGGTACTTCATCCAGGCCATTCTCGACAACGACATCAATGCCTCGGTCGCCATCGCGGCGTTCGGCGGCGTGTGCACCCTCGCCGGTGCGCTGCTGACCGACATCGTGTCCGCGTGGCTTGATCCGCGCATCAAGATGAGCTGA
- a CDS encoding ABC transporter permease has protein sequence MTDTTVKNNETTQKESDESTSKGDIKHIGYAGLIARRFFRQRSAVVGLIILLVLVFFALFGANIGKWAYDDPDFLALSAGPSASHWLGTDSGGSDLYAMVVRGLGKSLMIGIITSVATMAIASLLGTAISFFGGWVERVGMWLLDMLLVVPSFLLIAMIVRTANATTGWIWLIIGLTAFGWVGYARIIRTLTLSLRERDYVKAARFMGVGSFKIIVRHLMPNLASMIIINTVLGVVGAVNSETALSYLGLGVKAPDVSLGSVLQSGAVSMQTAPWLLVFPSIALVLLTFSMQLIGDGLRDALDPNSRASGTVGA, from the coding sequence ATGACTGATACAACCGTCAAAAACAACGAAACGACACAGAAAGAGTCCGACGAGAGCACGTCGAAGGGCGATATCAAGCACATCGGTTACGCCGGCCTGATCGCGCGTCGTTTCTTCCGTCAGCGCTCCGCCGTGGTCGGACTGATCATCCTTCTGGTGCTGGTGTTCTTCGCGCTGTTCGGCGCCAACATCGGCAAGTGGGCGTATGACGACCCTGACTTCCTCGCCCTGTCGGCAGGTCCGAGCGCCAGCCACTGGCTGGGAACCGACTCCGGCGGCTCCGACCTGTACGCCATGGTGGTGCGTGGTCTCGGCAAGTCGCTGATGATCGGCATCATCACCTCGGTGGCGACGATGGCGATCGCCTCGCTGCTGGGAACGGCCATCTCCTTCTTCGGCGGCTGGGTCGAGCGCGTCGGCATGTGGCTGCTCGATATGCTGCTCGTCGTGCCGTCGTTCCTGCTGATCGCAATGATCGTGCGCACCGCGAACGCCACCACCGGATGGATCTGGCTGATCATCGGCCTGACCGCGTTCGGCTGGGTCGGCTATGCGCGAATCATACGAACGCTGACGTTGTCGCTGCGCGAGCGCGACTACGTCAAGGCGGCCCGGTTCATGGGCGTCGGATCGTTCAAGATCATCGTGCGTCACCTCATGCCGAACCTCGCCTCGATGATCATCATCAACACGGTGCTGGGCGTCGTGGGCGCTGTCAACTCCGAGACCGCACTGTCGTACCTTGGTCTGGGCGTCAAGGCGCCCGACGTGTCGCTGGGTTCCGTCCTGCAGTCCGGCGCCGTGTCCATGCAGACCGCTCCCTGGCTGCTGGTCTTCCCCTCCATCGCCCTGGTCCTGTTGACGTTCAGCATGCAGCTGATCGGTGACGGTCTGCGCGATGCGCTTGATCCCAATTCACGTGCGAGCGGAACGGTGGGTGCCTGA
- a CDS encoding ABC transporter ATP-binding protein translates to MKNNKSKGSVSSEHKEIVRDDILQYELLEGNGPKGAPKGDPIMQVRDLHVSFATEAGVCRAVRGVNFDLWRGRTLGIVGESGSGKSVTALSLIGLLDDNAKVTGSIIMNGEELIGKTDEEMSEIRGERIAMVFQDPLSALTPMFTIGDQIAEGLITHHPDMSKQQIHDRCVELLELVGIPQPEERLSSFPHQFSGGMRQRVMIAIAIANNPDVIIADEPTTALDVTIQAQILDVLAKAQKETGAAVVLITHDLGVVAGAADDILVMYAGRPVERASIDDIFQHPSMPYTMGLLGAVPKPHIAASQRLVPIQGNPPSLVDIPKGCPFSPRCPLATPECSLSEPNLEVVDANSGHLASCRRLQEIIDKNMKYTDVFPVPDLLPADWADVPRDQRPVTLEVDHLVKHFPLTGGGMFRRTIGQVAAVDDVTFKIRQGETLALVGESGSGKSTTLMEIMNLMKPEDGRIVVLGHDLAELKKKAERKALRKDLQIIFQDPMSSLDPRMPIYDVLAEPLKVHKWSKEKINRRIGELMELVGLNPDYVDRFPAQFSGGQRQRISIARALATDPKVLLLDEPIASLDVSIQAGIINLLEDLQAKLKISYLFVAHDLAVIRHISDRVAVMYLGQVVELGETEDVFTHPRHPYTQALLSAIPVPDPVVERTRQRIILKGDLPSPSEKHPGCRFASRCPVKLRLTPEQQKMCETKRPVLTSDDQIATEFACHFPLDVNDESAPF, encoded by the coding sequence ATGAAAAACAACAAGTCAAAGGGCAGCGTCTCAAGCGAGCACAAGGAGATCGTGCGCGACGACATCCTCCAGTACGAGCTGCTTGAAGGCAACGGCCCCAAGGGCGCGCCGAAGGGCGATCCGATCATGCAGGTGCGCGACCTGCACGTGTCCTTCGCCACAGAGGCCGGCGTGTGCCGTGCGGTGCGAGGCGTCAACTTCGACCTGTGGCGCGGGCGTACGCTCGGCATCGTGGGCGAGTCCGGCTCCGGCAAGTCCGTGACCGCGTTGAGCCTGATCGGCCTGCTCGACGACAACGCCAAGGTCACCGGCTCCATCATCATGAACGGCGAGGAGCTCATCGGCAAGACCGACGAGGAGATGAGCGAGATCCGCGGCGAGCGTATCGCCATGGTGTTCCAGGATCCGCTGTCCGCCCTGACCCCGATGTTCACCATCGGCGACCAGATCGCCGAAGGCCTCATCACCCATCATCCCGACATGTCCAAGCAGCAGATTCACGACCGTTGCGTCGAGCTGCTCGAACTGGTCGGCATCCCGCAGCCCGAGGAGCGTCTCAGCAGCTTCCCGCACCAGTTCTCCGGTGGTATGCGTCAGCGCGTGATGATCGCCATCGCCATCGCGAACAACCCCGACGTCATCATCGCCGACGAGCCGACCACGGCCCTCGACGTGACGATTCAGGCGCAGATCCTCGACGTGCTCGCCAAGGCGCAGAAGGAGACCGGCGCCGCCGTCGTGCTCATCACCCACGATCTGGGCGTGGTGGCCGGCGCGGCCGACGACATCCTCGTCATGTATGCCGGTCGTCCCGTCGAGCGCGCCAGCATCGACGACATCTTCCAGCACCCCTCCATGCCGTACACGATGGGTCTGCTCGGCGCCGTGCCGAAGCCGCACATCGCCGCCTCCCAGCGTCTCGTGCCGATTCAGGGCAACCCGCCGTCGCTGGTCGACATCCCGAAGGGATGCCCGTTCTCGCCACGATGCCCGCTCGCCACCCCGGAGTGCTCGCTGTCTGAGCCGAACCTGGAAGTCGTGGACGCGAACTCCGGTCATCTCGCCTCCTGCCGTCGACTGCAGGAGATCATCGACAAGAACATGAAGTACACGGACGTGTTCCCCGTGCCCGACCTGCTTCCCGCCGACTGGGCCGACGTCCCGCGCGACCAGCGCCCGGTGACGCTGGAGGTCGACCACCTGGTCAAGCACTTCCCGCTGACCGGTGGTGGCATGTTCCGCCGTACCATCGGCCAGGTCGCGGCCGTCGACGACGTGACGTTCAAGATTCGTCAGGGGGAGACCCTGGCGCTGGTCGGCGAGTCCGGCTCCGGCAAGTCCACCACGCTGATGGAGATCATGAACCTCATGAAGCCCGAGGACGGACGCATCGTCGTACTCGGCCATGACCTCGCCGAACTCAAGAAGAAGGCGGAGCGCAAGGCGTTGCGCAAGGACCTGCAGATCATCTTCCAGGATCCGATGAGCTCGCTCGACCCGCGCATGCCCATCTACGACGTGCTCGCGGAGCCGCTCAAGGTGCACAAGTGGAGCAAGGAGAAGATCAACCGCCGCATCGGCGAGCTGATGGAGCTGGTCGGCCTGAACCCCGACTACGTGGATCGCTTCCCGGCGCAGTTCTCCGGTGGGCAGCGTCAGCGCATCTCCATCGCCCGCGCCCTCGCCACCGATCCGAAGGTGCTGCTGCTCGACGAGCCGATCGCGTCCCTCGACGTGTCGATTCAGGCGGGCATCATCAACCTGCTTGAGGACCTGCAGGCCAAGCTGAAGATCTCATACCTGTTCGTCGCGCACGATCTGGCGGTCATCCGCCACATCTCCGACCGCGTGGCCGTCATGTACCTCGGCCAGGTGGTCGAGCTCGGCGAGACCGAGGACGTGTTCACCCATCCGCGTCACCCGTACACGCAGGCGCTGCTGTCGGCCATCCCCGTGCCCGACCCCGTGGTCGAGCGCACCCGCCAGCGCATCATCCTCAAGGGAGACCTGCCGTCTCCGTCCGAGAAGCACCCGGGATGCCGTTTTGCGTCCCGCTGCCCCGTCAAGCTGCGGCTCACTCCCGAGCAGCAGAAGATGTGCGAGACGAAACGCCCGGTTTTGACGTCGGATGACCAGATAGCGACCGAATTCGCCTGTCACTTCCCGCTGGATGTGAACGACGAATCCGCGCCGTTCTAA